One window from the genome of Choloepus didactylus isolate mChoDid1 chromosome 2, mChoDid1.pri, whole genome shotgun sequence encodes:
- the LOC119512622 gene encoding olfactory receptor 10R2-like, translating to MANSTSVTEFLLLGFSSLGELQLVLFVIFLSLYLIILSGNITIISVIHLDRSLHTPMYFFLCVLSISETFYTVVILPKMLINLLSVLRTLSFVSCATQMFFFLGFAVTNCLLLGAMGYDRYAAICQPLHYHILMSLRVCGQLAATCIVSGFLTSLVGTTLVFSLPFCGSNQVDHYFCDISPVIHLACVDTHITELVIFIGGVVLLLVPLFFICISYGFIVHTILRIPSGQAKRKAFSTCASHLTVVIVHYGCASFVYLRPSARYTSGKDRLVTVSYTIITPLLNPVVYSLRNKDVQMALRKIIGKAAFFPKIS from the coding sequence ATGGCTAATTCCACTTCTGTCACTGAGTTCCTACTACTGGGCTTCTCAAGCCTTGGGGAACTGCAGCTTGTCctctttgtgatttttctttccctctatttGATCATCCTGAGTGGAAACATCACCATCATCTCAGTCATCCACCTGGATCGCAgcctccacacacccatgtacttctttctgtgtgtcctttctaTCTCTGAGACCTTCTACACAGTTGTTATCCTGCCCAAGATGCTTATCAACCTGCTATCTGTACTCAGGACACTTTCCTTCGTGAGTTGTGCCACCCAGATGTTCTTCTTCCTTGGTTTTGCTGTTACAAATTGCCTGCTTCTGGGAGCGATGGGTTATGATCGCTATGCTGCCATCTGCCAGCCTTTGCACTACCACATTCTCATGAGCTTGAGGGTATGTGGACAACTGGCAGCCACTTGTATTGTTAGTGGCTTCCTGACATCTCTGGTAGGAACAACTTTGGTCTTTAGTCTCCCTTTCTGTGGTTCCAACCAGGTCGACCACTACTTTTGTGATATTTCACCTGTCATACATCTTGCCTGTGTTGATACCCACATCACTGAGCTGGTCATTTTCATTGGTGGGGTTGTCTTGCTTCTTGTGCCCTTGTTCTTCATCTGCATCTCCTATGGCTTCATTGTCCACACCATCCTGAGGATCCCTTCAGGTCAAGCCAAGCGAAAAGCCTTCTCAACCTGTGCCTCCCATCTCACTGTGGTCATTGTCCACTATGGCTGTGCTTCCTTTGTCTACCTGCGACCTTCAGCCAGGTACACATCAGGCAAAGACAGGCTGGTGACAGTGTCCTATACCATCATCACCCCATTGTTGAACCCTGTGGTATACAGCCTCAGGAACAAAGACGTCCAGATGGCTCTTCGGAAAATTATTGGCAAGGCTGCGTTTTTCCCTAAGATTTCATAA